A stretch of Dietzia lutea DNA encodes these proteins:
- a CDS encoding hydrogen peroxide-inducible genes activator, translating to MADQRFVPSLMQLRVFLAVAERLHFRSAAEELGMSQPSLSQALATLEDGLGLHLVERSTRSVLVTPAGHRLLPYARAAVTAMDAVADAAAGSDGPLFGSLRIGVIPTVAPYLLPGLLPALGERFPDLTPRVVEDQTSRLVDGLRSGVIDLAIMAVPTDAMGVAATPLYSEPFALLVPASHELAGREGLPLEILVDQPLLMLDEGHCLREQTVELCRRVSAPVLGRGESRAASLTTAVRCVAGGLGVTIVPESAVGPETRDPGIAVARFADPVPGRTIGLVLRTATAGADAYAEFGRVVAEVAAQEFGATPV from the coding sequence ATGGCTGATCAGCGGTTCGTCCCGAGCCTCATGCAGCTCCGGGTCTTCCTCGCCGTGGCGGAGCGCCTGCACTTCCGCAGCGCCGCCGAGGAGCTCGGCATGAGTCAACCCTCTCTGTCCCAGGCTCTGGCGACGCTCGAGGACGGACTGGGTCTGCACCTGGTCGAGCGCAGTACGCGGTCCGTCCTCGTCACGCCCGCGGGGCACCGCCTGCTGCCGTACGCCCGCGCGGCGGTGACCGCGATGGACGCGGTGGCCGACGCCGCCGCGGGCAGTGACGGGCCGCTGTTCGGGTCGTTGCGCATCGGCGTGATCCCCACGGTCGCCCCGTACCTGTTGCCCGGCTTGCTCCCGGCGCTGGGGGAGCGGTTTCCGGACCTGACGCCGCGGGTGGTGGAGGACCAGACGTCCCGACTGGTGGACGGGCTGCGCAGCGGCGTCATCGACCTCGCGATCATGGCGGTCCCGACCGACGCGATGGGCGTCGCCGCCACCCCGCTCTACTCCGAACCGTTCGCCCTGCTCGTGCCGGCGTCTCACGAACTCGCCGGGCGCGAGGGCCTGCCGCTGGAGATCCTCGTCGACCAGCCTTTGCTGATGCTCGATGAGGGCCACTGCCTCCGTGAGCAGACGGTCGAGCTGTGCCGCCGGGTCTCCGCACCGGTGCTCGGGCGGGGCGAGTCCCGCGCCGCGTCCCTGACCACCGCGGTGCGGTGCGTCGCCGGAGGGCTGGGAGTGACGATCGTGCCCGAATCCGCGGTGGGGCCGGAGACACGCGACCCCGGTATCGCCGTGGCGCGGTTTGCGGACCCGGTGCCCGGTCGGACGATCGGCCTCGTGCTGCGCACCGCGACCGCCGGGGCGGACGCCTACGCCGAGTTCGGCCGTGTCGTCGCCGAGGTGGCCGCGCAGGAGTTCGGCGCGACCCCCGTGTGA
- a CDS encoding carboxymuconolactone decarboxylase family protein, whose product MSIENLKSGLPEFAKDLKLNLGSLARSTELNEQQLWGTFLATAAATRSATVLSEIADEARQHLSDEAFNAALGAASIMAMNNVAYRAKEFLGDDYTQVRMGLRMNIIANPGVEKADFELWSMAVSTINGCENCTAAHDDVIRKEGVTKEQAWEAVKIAGTIAGVAQAVEIDANI is encoded by the coding sequence GTGAGCATCGAGAACCTGAAGTCCGGACTCCCCGAGTTCGCCAAGGATCTCAAGCTGAACCTGGGCTCGCTGGCGCGGTCCACCGAGCTGAACGAGCAGCAGCTCTGGGGCACCTTCCTCGCGACCGCCGCCGCGACCCGCTCGGCGACCGTCCTGTCGGAGATCGCCGACGAGGCCCGCCAGCACCTGTCGGACGAGGCGTTCAACGCCGCGCTCGGCGCCGCCTCGATCATGGCCATGAACAACGTGGCCTACCGCGCCAAGGAGTTCCTCGGCGACGACTACACCCAGGTCCGCATGGGCCTGCGGATGAACATCATCGCCAACCCCGGTGTGGAGAAGGCCGACTTCGAGCTGTGGTCGATGGCCGTGTCCACCATCAACGGCTGCGAGAACTGCACCGCCGCCCACGATGACGTCATCCGCAAGGAGGGCGTCACCAAGGAGCAGGCGTGGGAGGCCGTGAAAATCGCCGGCACCATCGCCGGTGTCGCGCAGGCCGTCGAGATCGACGCCAACATCTGA
- a CDS encoding OB-fold nucleic acid binding domain-containing protein, with the protein MPFPRVLRDLTARLTDPVEALDAADLAVRVQRTGCTHVADVARGDRVTLTGRIRTVLSCGGADFLGLTAEVFDGTGAIEVCWLGRRTIPGIDTGRFIRVTGRVGVRDGHRIMYNPRYELLDGQPCRTVEESRDRA; encoded by the coding sequence ATGCCCTTCCCCAGGGTCCTGAGGGACCTGACCGCCCGACTCACCGACCCCGTCGAGGCCCTCGACGCGGCGGATCTCGCCGTGCGCGTCCAGCGCACGGGGTGCACCCACGTCGCCGATGTCGCGCGAGGGGACCGCGTGACGTTGACCGGGCGCATCCGGACCGTGCTCTCCTGCGGGGGTGCCGACTTCCTCGGGCTGACCGCGGAGGTGTTCGACGGGACCGGCGCGATCGAGGTCTGCTGGCTCGGACGGCGCACGATCCCCGGGATCGACACCGGTCGGTTCATCCGTGTGACGGGCCGGGTCGGCGTCCGCGACGGTCACCGGATCATGTACAACCCGCGCTACGAACTGCTCGACGGGCAGCCGTGCAGGACCGTGGAGGAATCGCGTGACAGAGCCTGA
- a CDS encoding DEAD/DEAH box helicase, with translation MSVPIRHAVSALVAGEPTPVQAAALADAVGGESLLAVAPTGSGKTLVFAIGVVHRLAGAPSLPGRPRAVVVAPTRELAEQSAEVLAEVGAGAGLRVATFVGGQPIKRDRRAFIAPVDVAVGTPGRLADLVRSRAVSLADARVMVLDEADQLLGPSFVDQTESLLASCAGAGLVATTATADADVEARLREARPGLRVHRVERAPASVQPEPGIGESTTVETAPGATTGGATTTTGAPRRLVILSSPDPDGVAVALASRCTRGLFFVPRRDAVDALRSAIADTGVRVAGVKGSDSPTRRSSAFSELTSGAVRVLVTTDLAGRGLDIVDVGHVVHVGPPHSMDDLVHRSGRTGRGVAKAGVVAAVLRPSQVDRVADQARASGMTVETVDVSRPGADEAITRVFGPELATPAVRKAPSPPARSRRPSEPRRPARSRVHRPKRKKRS, from the coding sequence GTGTCGGTCCCGATCAGGCATGCCGTGTCCGCGCTCGTCGCGGGTGAGCCGACGCCGGTACAGGCTGCCGCGCTCGCCGACGCCGTCGGCGGCGAGAGCCTGCTCGCGGTGGCGCCGACCGGCTCAGGCAAGACGCTGGTGTTCGCGATCGGGGTGGTCCACCGCCTCGCGGGGGCGCCGAGCCTGCCGGGCCGGCCCCGGGCGGTCGTCGTGGCACCCACCCGCGAACTCGCCGAGCAGAGTGCCGAGGTCCTCGCGGAGGTGGGGGCGGGCGCCGGGCTGAGGGTGGCCACGTTCGTCGGTGGCCAGCCGATCAAGCGGGATCGTCGCGCTTTCATCGCGCCGGTCGACGTGGCCGTGGGCACGCCGGGTCGCCTCGCCGACCTGGTCCGGTCCCGGGCCGTGTCACTCGCGGACGCGCGGGTGATGGTGCTGGACGAGGCCGACCAGCTCCTGGGGCCCTCGTTCGTCGATCAGACCGAGTCGCTCCTCGCTTCCTGCGCCGGCGCGGGCCTCGTGGCGACCACGGCCACCGCCGACGCCGACGTGGAGGCGCGCCTGCGCGAGGCGCGCCCCGGCCTCCGGGTCCACCGCGTCGAGCGCGCGCCGGCGTCAGTGCAACCGGAACCGGGCATCGGGGAGTCGACGACGGTGGAGACGGCGCCGGGCGCAACGACGGGCGGGGCGACGACGACAACGGGCGCACCACGTCGACTGGTCATCCTCTCCTCCCCTGATCCTGATGGCGTGGCGGTCGCCCTGGCGTCCCGCTGTACGCGGGGGCTCTTCTTCGTCCCACGCCGGGATGCCGTCGACGCGCTGCGTTCCGCCATCGCGGACACCGGCGTGCGAGTGGCCGGCGTGAAGGGTTCGGACTCCCCCACCCGGCGCTCGTCCGCGTTCTCCGAGCTGACCTCAGGCGCCGTCCGTGTCCTGGTCACGACGGATCTCGCGGGCCGGGGGCTCGACATCGTCGACGTCGGCCACGTGGTCCACGTGGGCCCGCCCCACTCGATGGACGACCTCGTACATCGTTCGGGGCGCACCGGTCGCGGCGTGGCGAAGGCCGGCGTGGTCGCCGCCGTCCTCCGGCCCTCCCAGGTGGACCGCGTCGCCGATCAGGCGCGGGCGTCGGGGATGACGGTTGAGACCGTCGACGTCTCCCGGCCGGGCGCCGACGAGGCGATCACCCGCGTGTTCGGCCCCGAGCTCGCGACGCCGGCCGTCCGGAAAGCTCCGTCCCCGCCGGCCCGGTCGCGTCGGCCGTCCGAGCCCCGGCGACCCGCGCGGTCGCGTGTCCACCGTCCCAAGCGGAAGAAGCGGTCATGA
- a CDS encoding peroxiredoxin, with the protein MALLTIGDQFPDFELTALKGGDLKEVNAQQPEDYFETITNQSYEGKWRVIFFYPKDFTFVCPTEIAAFGKLDEDFQDRDTQILGGSIDNEFAHFNWRATNDELKTVPFPLLSDIKHELIRALGVENADGVADRATFIVDPDNVIQFVSVTPDAVGRNVDEVLRVLDALQSSEVCACNWQKNDPTKNINKMDMLQEGIK; encoded by the coding sequence ATGGCTCTTCTCACCATCGGCGATCAGTTCCCCGACTTCGAACTCACCGCGCTGAAGGGTGGTGACCTCAAGGAGGTCAACGCGCAGCAGCCCGAGGATTACTTCGAGACGATCACCAACCAGTCCTACGAGGGCAAGTGGCGCGTGATCTTCTTCTACCCGAAGGACTTCACCTTCGTGTGCCCCACCGAGATCGCCGCCTTCGGCAAGCTCGACGAGGACTTCCAGGACCGCGACACCCAGATCCTGGGCGGCTCCATCGACAACGAGTTCGCGCACTTCAACTGGCGCGCGACCAACGATGAGCTGAAGACCGTGCCGTTCCCGCTCCTGTCGGACATCAAGCACGAGCTGATCCGCGCCCTCGGTGTGGAGAACGCCGACGGTGTCGCCGATCGCGCGACCTTCATCGTCGACCCGGACAACGTCATCCAGTTCGTCTCGGTCACCCCGGACGCCGTCGGCCGCAACGTGGACGAGGTCCTGCGTGTGCTCGACGCCCTGCAGTCGTCCGAGGTCTGCGCCTGCAACTGGCAGAAGAACGATCCCACCAAGAACATCAACAAGATGGACATGCTGCAGGAGGGCATCAAGTGA
- a CDS encoding DUF3159 domain-containing protein: MTEPERAAGESSTGDDARRPSAASRKTAFGDPDASVLEQMGGVRGLVFSSIPVLTFVPVNAFWGLTAAIWGALGVAVAMLAWSLARRDNPQPAISGFIGVAICVFIAWRTGDAKGYFLYGIITQAVYGSAFALSAIAGWPLVGVIWGFLDGKGMAWRRIPPARRWYTVATGFWAALFAIRAVLQYILYLNDEVNWLGAARIGMGWPLALVAFLGTVWAVRRAMAHEKDAESAVAEQSPGDAARGD, from the coding sequence GTGACAGAGCCTGAGCGGGCGGCGGGGGAGTCGAGCACCGGCGATGACGCCCGACGGCCGTCGGCAGCGAGCCGGAAGACCGCGTTCGGGGATCCCGACGCATCGGTGCTCGAGCAGATGGGCGGTGTCCGGGGGCTCGTGTTCTCGTCGATCCCCGTCCTCACGTTCGTCCCCGTCAACGCGTTCTGGGGCCTGACCGCCGCGATCTGGGGAGCACTCGGCGTCGCGGTCGCCATGCTCGCCTGGTCGTTGGCTCGCAGGGACAACCCGCAGCCGGCGATCTCCGGGTTCATCGGCGTGGCGATCTGCGTCTTCATCGCCTGGCGGACGGGAGACGCCAAGGGGTACTTCCTCTACGGCATCATCACCCAGGCCGTGTACGGATCGGCGTTCGCGCTGTCGGCGATAGCCGGGTGGCCTCTCGTCGGGGTGATCTGGGGTTTCCTCGACGGCAAGGGGATGGCCTGGCGTCGGATCCCACCCGCCCGTCGGTGGTACACCGTGGCGACGGGTTTCTGGGCCGCGCTGTTCGCGATCCGGGCAGTCCTGCAGTACATCCTGTACCTCAACGACGAGGTCAACTGGTTGGGCGCCGCGCGTATCGGGATGGGCTGGCCGTTGGCGCTGGTCGCGTTCCTCGGGACCGTGTGGGCGGTCCGTCGCGCGATGGCCCACGAGAAGGACGCGGAGAGCGCCGTCGCCGAGCAGTCACCGGGGGATGCCGCGCGCGGGGACTGA